From the genome of Thiovibrio frasassiensis:
CGTGTGTGCGGTCCATGATTCACGATCAAGGAATCAGTATTCCTGGGCTGAAAAGGTTGTTGACCCTTGCCCCATGCTGGGAGATTGCAGAATGCCCCAGTGAGGTGCACGAAACATGTGAATGTCTTTTTGACAAGGCTGTGCCGCGATCACTGCGTGTCGCGGGCGATGAGGTGGCCGAAAAAAAAGCCAAGGCGGCCGACCGAGCCAAGAAAAATGCCGGTTCAGGCCGCAAGAAGCAGGTAGGGCGCAGTTGATACAATTGGTAGTCAATAGTTAATAAAAAAAGGCCGAAGAGCGTTCTCTTCGGCCTTTTTTTATGTTTGGATCGCCACGGCGGAGGTCTAGTCGAGCTCTTCCTCAAGGGGATTTATCAGGCCATACCGCTCTATCTTCCGGCGGAGGGTGTCTTTGGATATCTTCAGTTCGCGACAGGTAATCATCCGCCGCCAGTGATTCCGTTCCAGGGCCTGGAGAATCGCCTGTTTTTCAACTTCCTCCAGAGGGAGGGGTTTGTGGAGGGGAATGGCGCCGGGCTGATGGTTGTCCTGTGATTTAGGGGCAAAGGGTTCGGGTAGATGTTCCGGTCTGATAAGACCTCCGTGGCAAAGGATGAAGGAGTATTCGATGATGTTTTCCAGTTCACGGATGTTGCCGGGGAAGTTGTAGCGCATGAGAATGCTCAAGGCTTCATCGGAGATGCCGACGATATCCTTGCCCTGCTGGGTGCCGAATTGTTTGATAAAGTGTTCGGTAAGCATGGGAACGTCTTCCATGCGATCCCGTAAGGGGGGAAGCATGATTTTTACCACGTTCAGGCGGTAGAAGAGATCTTCCCGGAAGAGCCCTTCCTGAACAAGGGACTGCAAGTTGCGGTTGGTGGCGGCGATGATCCGCACATCGGACTTTACCGGTTTGTTGGATCCTAAAGGCTCGTATACCTTTTCTTGGAGAACGCGCAGAAGCTTGACCTGGAGCGAAGCAGGGATGTCGCCGATTTCGTCGAGAAAAAGAGTGCCTT
Proteins encoded in this window:
- a CDS encoding MerR family transcriptional regulator translates to MVAKKKTAIQPLRPDLPIYPIGVAAKLLDVHPRTLRIYEAEGLVHPQHTGSRRLYSLNDIKWVSCVRSMIHDQGISIPGLKRLLTLAPCWEIAECPSEVHETCECLFDKAVPRSLRVAGDEVAEKKAKAADRAKKNAGSGRKKQVGRS